TCGTTCCGCCAGATCATGTCGATGGTGTCGAAGTCGAGCGTCGCCTCGCGCCCCTCGGGGTAGCGGGAGATGTAGAACGAGTGGGGCTTGTGGGTGACGAGCTCCATCCCGGCGAAGAAGGCGGCGTTGTAGACCGTCGTGGAGATCTGCGAGACCCCGCCGCCGTAGGACTCCACGTAGCGCCCGTCGGCGATGATCGAGGCCCGCGCGTACCCGGCGGCCGCGGTCCGCCGGCCGAGCACCTCGTTGAGGTCGAAGGTCTCCCCCGGGCGGACGAGGGTGCCGTCGACCTTGCCCGTCCCGACGCGGATGTTCTGCAGGCGGCCGGGGTTGCTGCCCGACAGCGGCGTGGAGAACTCGGAGATCTCCTCGACGACGCCCAGCGCCTCGACGTCGGCCGTCGACACCTCCGGCGCCACCTCCGCGGACGGCACGCGCGCCACCCGCTCCGCGGCGCCGGCCGGGGCCGCGAGCGCCGTGAGCGCCGCCGTGCCGAGGGCCTCGGCGTCGACGCTGCGCCCGGTGGACGACGGGACGACGACGGGCTCGCCGCCCTCGATCTCCAGGCGCGCGTCGGTCGGGTCGCCGTCGACGTCGGGCTCCACCTCGAGCAGCGCCTCCCGGAGCGCGACGTCGTCGACGTCGGGCTCGAGGGTGCCCCGGGCGTCGCCGGAGCCCACCCGGGCGAGGAGCGTCGGCGCGAGGGCCTCGACCGGCACCTCGGTCTCGAGAGTGCCGACGACGACGGGCAGCGGGGCCGAGGTCGCCGGGTCCGCGAAGGACGTGACGAAGTCGGCGACGGCCTCGGCGTCGACGACGGGCGGCACCTCCTCCGACGGCAGTTCCACGGGCGCGTCCCCCTCGAGGGCCGCCGGCCAGGCGGAGGCCAGCGCGTCGGCGGCGCCCCCGGTGTCGACGCTCGTGCCCGGGGTGGCCTCGACCACCTCGTACCCGGCGGGCACGAAGGTCACCGCGCCCTCGACGGGCTCGGTGTCGACGGCGCCGGCGACCCCGGCGACGGCGTCGGCGAGCGCGTCCTCGTCCACGTCGGCCACCGGCTCCACCGCGACGCCGCGGTCGGCCACGTGCCGCCACAGGTCGCGGGGGTCGAGGCTGAAGCCCACCAGCCGGTCGGCGGTGGCCGCGGCGTCGAGCCGCAGCCCTGCCTCGTCGGGCACGACCTCCTGCGTCCCGCCGGCCACCTCGACCGGGAGCGGGGCGGCGGTCGCGGCGGCGAAGGCCTCGCCGAGCCGCTGCTCGGCGCCCTCGCGGTCGAGGCCGCCGAGGTCCTGGCCGAGGACGGTCGTGCCGCTCGGCACGCGGTCCGCCGCGAC
The genomic region above belongs to Pseudokineococcus lusitanus and contains:
- a CDS encoding VanW family protein, encoding MASRTASRTADGTGEGGRRRRPGRRAWLVAGGVVVLVGGYGAAAAVAADRVPSGTTVLGQDLGGLDREGAEQRLGEAFAAATAAPLPVEVAGGTQEVVPDEAGLRLDAAATADRLVGFSLDPRDLWRHVADRGVAVEPVADVDEDALADAVAGVAGAVDTEPVEGAVTFVPAGYEVVEATPGTSVDTGGAADALASAWPAALEGDAPVELPSEEVPPVVDAEAVADFVTSFADPATSAPLPVVVGTLETEVPVEALAPTLLARVGSGDARGTLEPDVDDVALREALLEVEPDVDGDPTDARLEIEGGEPVVVPSSTGRSVDAEALGTAALTALAAPAGAAERVARVPSAEVAPEVSTADVEALGVVEEISEFSTPLSGSNPGRLQNIRVGTGKVDGTLVRPGETFDLNEVLGRRTAAAGYARASIIADGRYVESYGGGVSQISTTVYNAAFFAGMELVTHKPHSFYISRYPEGREATLDFDTIDMIWRNDTSTGVLVQAFTGGGELTVRFWGTDSREVSTSTSPRRNITQPESSELDSDDCIPSSPSSGFQVTVTRQVTEGGRTVHDDSDTVTYTPVPGITCV